Proteins from a single region of Candidatus Hydrogenedentota bacterium:
- a CDS encoding dynamin family protein translates to MLSQFDSTLRQFRAALSGDAQLSEAVFGGADEWTNLLSHKLVPHLAGEGCLIVAVTGGTNTGKSTVFNMLLGRSVSPVVATAAATARPLIAANAERAQQCLDGKLVPELDALPLHDAHDVTERTSPKNALYVATHDALPDRLTLLDTPDVDSIEREHWAVADAIRATGDVLIAVLTGEKYKDDRVVAFFRQALASGRVVVPVMNKANPDRHYEVARKQLGEFRELIGTDTPSFVVPHDFKLKIEPIKALDEELTLIDYIDSLDVPEIKRRVYAGTVAHVAQRAAEFLENANDVALGLRAAAREFQARAEHVSMQYNPTPGAAVGGLFHEFVQSKRGFPFKVMGNVSRAFVNAVSSVGRAISGAVVRRAALEAPEPVTDATLNKMHGETIERIARDLAAGYHESARNLREPAAHLVRDGLKRIEVDSAARAVREATLRSDNVSDEFRQYACRTLETWWTDHRGKRITLQTLDGILAVTPAAIAGAMAAHTAGMGVDVALAVGGPMAEQFAARVIEYQFGDALFDFLSPWRKEQRALLENALLDHITRPALARLNEYLAVFDGDIMAELRRLHAQCSTA, encoded by the coding sequence ATGCTATCCCAATTCGATTCAACCCTCCGCCAATTCCGCGCGGCGCTTTCCGGCGACGCGCAACTTTCCGAAGCGGTATTCGGCGGCGCCGACGAGTGGACCAATCTCCTGTCGCACAAACTTGTCCCGCACCTCGCCGGCGAGGGCTGCCTGATCGTCGCGGTCACCGGCGGCACAAATACCGGCAAATCGACCGTGTTCAACATGCTGTTGGGCCGCTCCGTCAGCCCGGTGGTAGCAACAGCCGCTGCGACGGCGCGGCCGTTGATCGCCGCGAACGCCGAGCGCGCGCAACAGTGCCTCGACGGCAAGCTTGTCCCCGAACTCGATGCGCTCCCCCTGCACGACGCGCACGACGTGACCGAACGGACGTCCCCGAAAAACGCGCTCTACGTCGCGACACACGACGCCTTGCCCGACCGGCTTACACTGCTCGATACGCCGGACGTGGATTCGATCGAACGCGAGCATTGGGCGGTGGCGGACGCAATCCGTGCGACGGGCGACGTGCTGATCGCGGTGTTGACGGGCGAGAAGTACAAGGACGACCGCGTCGTCGCGTTCTTCCGGCAGGCGCTCGCATCGGGGCGCGTCGTCGTGCCGGTGATGAACAAGGCGAACCCGGATCGCCACTACGAGGTCGCGCGCAAGCAGTTGGGCGAGTTCCGCGAACTGATCGGCACGGATACGCCGAGTTTCGTCGTGCCGCACGACTTTAAACTGAAAATCGAGCCAATCAAAGCGCTGGACGAAGAGCTGACCCTGATCGACTACATCGATTCCCTCGACGTGCCGGAGATCAAGCGCCGCGTCTACGCGGGCACCGTCGCGCACGTGGCGCAGCGCGCGGCGGAATTCCTCGAAAACGCGAACGACGTCGCGCTCGGGCTTCGCGCGGCCGCGCGCGAGTTCCAGGCGCGCGCGGAGCACGTCTCGATGCAATACAACCCCACGCCGGGCGCGGCGGTCGGCGGATTGTTTCACGAGTTCGTCCAGTCCAAGCGCGGGTTCCCGTTCAAGGTAATGGGAAACGTGAGCCGCGCGTTTGTGAATGCCGTTTCATCCGTAGGCCGCGCCATTTCCGGCGCCGTCGTGCGCCGCGCCGCCCTCGAAGCGCCCGAACCCGTCACGGACGCCACGCTGAACAAAATGCATGGCGAGACCATCGAACGCATTGCGCGCGATCTTGCCGCCGGTTATCACGAGTCCGCGCGAAACCTGCGCGAACCCGCCGCACATCTGGTTCGAGATGGATTAAAACGGATTGAAGTCGACAGCGCCGCGCGCGCCGTTCGCGAGGCCACGTTGCGGAGCGACAACGTCTCCGACGAATTCCGGCAGTACGCGTGCCGCACACTCGAAACGTGGTGGACCGATCATCGCGGCAAACGCATCACGCTCCAAACGCTCGACGGTATCCTCGCCGTCACGCCGGCCGCGATCGCCGGCGCAATGGCCGCGCACACCGCGGGCATGGGCGTGGACGTGGCGCTGGCCGTCGGCGGTCCGATGGCGGAGCAGTTCGCCGCGCGGGTGATCGAGTATCAGTTCGGCGATGCCCTGTTCGATTTCCTGTCGCCGTGGCGCAAGGAGCAGCGCGCGCTCCTCGAGAATGCGCTGCTCGACCACATCACGCGGCCCGCGCTCGCGCGCCTCAACGAATATCTTGCCGTGTTCGACGGTGATATCATGGCCGAGTTACGGAGACTTCACGCGCAGTGTTCGACAGCATGA
- a CDS encoding ABC transporter substrate-binding protein, which yields MRNKTIGFLIAVILFAGCQPSVPSAPPQQTGAPPSETVAAPGTTPQAGGKLKFAVVPKGLTHQFWLTVKAGADAAGKEFGIEINWIGPEKETEVVKQINLIEDQIGAGVNAIVMAACDQDALVDVIQKALDKKIPVVTIDSGVNSDLPHSFIATDNVAGAAAAARELAKLIGNEGEVGLIPFVKGAGTSEQREEGFKKGIAEFPNVKIADVQYSQSDVIKAMNVTEDMLTRNPNLKGIFAANEPAAVGVVQALEAAGKAGQVKLVAFDAGDDEVAALKKGTIQALIVQNPFRMGYDGVKTALDVINGKQVEKRIDTGVTVVTMENFETPEVQKLLNPLG from the coding sequence ATGAGAAACAAAACCATCGGGTTCCTGATCGCAGTCATTCTCTTTGCCGGTTGCCAGCCGAGCGTACCTTCCGCGCCGCCGCAGCAAACGGGGGCGCCACCGAGCGAAACCGTAGCAGCTCCGGGCACAACGCCGCAGGCGGGCGGCAAACTGAAATTCGCCGTAGTGCCGAAGGGACTCACACACCAGTTCTGGTTGACGGTCAAGGCGGGCGCGGACGCCGCGGGCAAGGAGTTCGGCATCGAGATCAACTGGATCGGGCCGGAGAAAGAGACAGAGGTCGTCAAACAGATCAATTTGATTGAGGACCAGATCGGCGCGGGGGTGAACGCAATCGTCATGGCGGCGTGCGACCAAGACGCGCTGGTCGATGTCATTCAGAAAGCGCTCGACAAGAAGATTCCCGTCGTCACGATCGACAGCGGGGTAAATTCCGATCTGCCGCATTCGTTCATCGCGACGGACAACGTTGCGGGCGCGGCGGCGGCGGCGCGCGAACTTGCGAAACTCATCGGCAACGAGGGAGAAGTTGGGCTGATTCCGTTTGTGAAGGGCGCGGGTACATCCGAACAGCGCGAGGAAGGGTTCAAGAAAGGCATCGCCGAATTTCCGAATGTCAAAATCGCGGACGTTCAATACAGCCAGAGCGACGTGATTAAGGCGATGAACGTTACCGAGGACATGCTGACACGCAATCCCAATCTCAAGGGCATTTTCGCAGCAAACGAACCCGCCGCCGTCGGCGTGGTGCAGGCACTCGAAGCCGCGGGCAAGGCGGGCCAGGTGAAGCTCGTCGCATTCGACGCGGGCGATGACGAAGTCGCCGCGTTGAAGAAAGGCACGATCCAGGCGCTTATCGTGCAGAACCCGTTCCGCATGGGCTACGACGGCGTGAAAACGGCGCTCGATGTGATCAACGGCAAACAAGTCGAAAAGCGCATTGACACCGGCGTCACGGTCGTCACGATGGAGAACTTCGAGACGCCGGAGGTGCAGAAGCTGCTGAACCCGCTGGGGTAA
- a CDS encoding carboxypeptidase regulatory-like domain-containing protein yields MNQNLRFYALIAAVLVVVGGLFYFIRGNDKGDTKDSAPVASKAETPATRDAAEAPTVTSTRRESRLTATASRPSAPREMTTSKKIGNYAISGQVVLQEDESPVEGAEVSIYWTDKDAAIQTYDDDNVWRARTNVKGFYRVDKLPPSQYIVIATKDDLAGVSGTAINAREPEDNIVNLSLRASGVISGNVINEQREPIPGALIALGQGKRGQRDIYGGNTQTKSAPDGSFTLNFVDDGTWTINAKAEGYAVAEVNDVALNSENVEIVMKKGASLSGSVVSVDTTKPVPNVSLILSLAGGRYNRLGTQKVSTDADGKFVFPDLADGAYGLALDKQPYVISGQVPPITIEGAKSIENIQLNVVMGGSISGRATDAETGAPIVGMQFSARGGSGGMIRAETDEDGVFKLEGLQAGQYTVRRMWMAGYRHGEDREDKSATVGLGEEVTGIDFAVPPGLTMRGRVVDKTGEPIPMVNVTSADATNNEGETMVTDEKGRWVHRGFSPGTVVTITASKAGYSAPPMENVTIPDHELTDIEIVMDAGASIAGVVVDKEGNPLDDVYVTAVASNPASPDQRQQTAWSRDGGKFKVQGLSEGAYKLQARPPRSWGQPTPTGNDVQVAKGENVTGVKVVVDFDSGSKIAGRVVDSAGKPIKGANVNAYMPTGGGGGNDESDDDGKYEIVGLQPGAHWVNVYHNNYTQFRQEQVEAPNPNFNITLRGKATIKGRVLEARSGQPVRTFSIMTMSGQVDRVDPGNYWGNSGQTFVSDQGEFEIRADDGGATLYVQAQGYAPATHKIPDAKEGQTKSGVDIRLDSGGAIEGTVITKTGERVAGARIYTGRAPMGDWERRERPSAATTDANGAFRIDSLPAQEVRLYALHESYASATATATPSAGGAPASVQIVLGSGGTVKGVVRVDGKPASGYGVSIWAQDGGHQNNVNVGSNGEYSFTGLPEGSVSLTVYSNRGGTNRNVSKQAEIVADQTTTVDFDMVSGNAVLEGSVTRAGQAVSGAWVNVNIRTEGDTNEASGVQSGANGSFRFEGLPPGMANVMIHENVGGPSGQRTRSFRVELVNDETTRLDADLDSGARVNGKVTGAPQGWMTSVMLVTGAVEIPADANLQEMYQGLTDRMAGGAQAQADGSFTIEGAQPGEYTAIVVAFDPQSGGQTFKHATASVSVPESGEASVNVTLP; encoded by the coding sequence ATGAACCAGAACCTACGCTTTTACGCACTGATCGCAGCCGTACTCGTCGTTGTCGGCGGGTTGTTCTACTTCATCCGCGGCAATGACAAAGGCGATACAAAGGACTCCGCGCCAGTCGCGTCAAAGGCGGAAACACCGGCCACGCGCGACGCGGCCGAAGCGCCCACCGTTACGTCCACCCGCCGCGAAAGCCGATTGACGGCAACAGCGTCGCGTCCTTCCGCGCCGCGCGAGATGACCACCTCCAAGAAGATCGGCAACTACGCGATCAGCGGCCAGGTCGTTTTGCAGGAGGACGAGTCACCCGTCGAGGGCGCGGAGGTCTCGATCTACTGGACCGACAAAGATGCGGCGATCCAAACCTACGACGACGATAACGTGTGGCGCGCCCGCACGAACGTAAAGGGGTTCTATCGCGTCGATAAACTACCGCCCAGCCAGTACATCGTCATCGCGACGAAGGACGATCTCGCCGGTGTGAGCGGCACCGCGATTAACGCGCGCGAGCCCGAAGACAATATCGTCAACCTGTCGCTCCGCGCCTCCGGCGTCATCTCCGGAAACGTGATCAATGAGCAGCGCGAGCCGATACCGGGCGCCCTAATCGCGCTCGGCCAGGGCAAACGCGGCCAGCGCGACATCTACGGCGGCAACACGCAGACGAAATCCGCGCCGGACGGATCCTTCACGCTGAATTTTGTCGACGACGGCACGTGGACGATCAATGCCAAGGCGGAGGGATACGCCGTCGCCGAAGTCAATGACGTCGCGCTGAATTCCGAAAACGTCGAGATCGTGATGAAGAAAGGCGCGAGCCTTTCCGGCAGTGTCGTGTCGGTGGACACGACGAAACCCGTTCCGAATGTAAGTCTCATCCTTTCCCTCGCCGGCGGGCGCTACAACCGGCTCGGCACACAGAAAGTCTCCACCGACGCCGACGGAAAGTTCGTGTTCCCCGATCTGGCGGACGGCGCCTATGGACTGGCGCTCGACAAGCAACCGTATGTGATTTCCGGCCAAGTCCCGCCAATTACCATAGAAGGCGCGAAGAGCATCGAGAACATCCAATTGAACGTCGTGATGGGCGGATCGATCTCCGGGCGTGCAACGGATGCGGAGACCGGAGCTCCGATCGTTGGAATGCAGTTCAGCGCGCGCGGCGGTTCGGGCGGTATGATCCGCGCGGAAACGGATGAGGACGGCGTCTTCAAGCTGGAAGGGCTGCAAGCGGGCCAGTACACCGTGCGCCGCATGTGGATGGCGGGATACCGGCACGGAGAAGACCGTGAAGACAAGTCGGCGACGGTCGGACTGGGCGAGGAAGTGACCGGCATCGATTTCGCCGTGCCGCCCGGCCTCACCATGCGCGGGCGCGTCGTGGACAAGACCGGCGAACCAATTCCCATGGTGAACGTGACAAGCGCCGACGCGACGAACAACGAAGGCGAAACGATGGTGACCGACGAAAAAGGCCGCTGGGTACATCGCGGCTTCTCGCCCGGAACGGTCGTCACGATCACCGCGTCGAAGGCGGGCTATTCCGCGCCGCCGATGGAGAACGTCACGATCCCCGATCACGAACTCACGGACATCGAAATCGTGATGGACGCGGGCGCGAGTATCGCGGGCGTCGTCGTCGATAAGGAAGGCAACCCGCTGGACGACGTGTACGTCACGGCGGTCGCATCGAACCCGGCGTCGCCGGATCAGCGCCAGCAGACCGCGTGGAGCCGCGACGGCGGAAAGTTCAAAGTGCAGGGGCTCAGCGAAGGCGCATACAAACTGCAGGCGCGCCCGCCGCGGTCGTGGGGCCAGCCCACGCCGACGGGCAACGACGTGCAGGTCGCGAAGGGCGAAAACGTGACCGGCGTCAAAGTCGTCGTCGATTTCGATTCGGGCTCCAAGATCGCGGGCCGAGTCGTCGATTCCGCGGGCAAGCCGATCAAAGGCGCGAATGTGAACGCGTATATGCCGACCGGTGGCGGTGGCGGCAACGACGAATCCGATGACGACGGAAAGTACGAAATCGTCGGCCTGCAACCTGGCGCGCATTGGGTGAATGTCTACCACAATAACTACACGCAATTCCGGCAAGAGCAGGTCGAGGCGCCAAACCCGAACTTCAACATCACGCTTCGCGGCAAGGCGACGATCAAAGGCCGTGTTTTGGAGGCGCGGTCCGGCCAGCCCGTTCGCACGTTTTCGATCATGACGATGTCGGGCCAGGTCGATCGGGTTGACCCCGGCAATTACTGGGGCAACAGCGGGCAAACGTTTGTAAGCGATCAGGGAGAGTTCGAGATTCGCGCGGACGACGGCGGCGCGACGCTGTACGTTCAAGCGCAGGGCTACGCCCCCGCGACGCACAAGATTCCCGATGCGAAGGAGGGCCAGACCAAGTCCGGCGTCGATATTCGTCTCGATTCGGGCGGCGCGATCGAAGGCACCGTCATCACCAAGACCGGCGAACGCGTCGCGGGTGCGCGCATCTACACCGGCCGCGCGCCGATGGGCGATTGGGAGCGCCGCGAGCGGCCCTCCGCCGCGACGACGGACGCGAATGGCGCGTTCCGGATCGATTCGCTCCCCGCGCAAGAAGTGCGGCTGTACGCGCTGCACGAAAGCTATGCTTCGGCGACCGCGACCGCCACGCCATCGGCAGGCGGTGCGCCCGCGTCCGTTCAGATCGTCCTGGGCAGCGGCGGCACCGTGAAGGGCGTCGTGCGCGTAGACGGAAAACCGGCGAGCGGCTACGGCGTGTCGATTTGGGCGCAGGACGGCGGCCATCAAAACAACGTGAATGTCGGAAGCAACGGCGAGTACAGCTTCACCGGTCTGCCGGAAGGGTCGGTTTCGTTAACCGTGTATAGCAATCGCGGCGGCACGAACCGAAATGTATCGAAGCAGGCGGAAATCGTCGCGGATCAGACGACCACCGTCGATTTCGATATGGTCAGTGGAAACGCCGTGCTCGAAGGCAGCGTCACACGCGCTGGCCAGGCGGTTTCCGGCGCGTGGGTGAATGTGAACATCAGAACGGAAGGTGACACGAACGAAGCATCGGGCGTGCAGTCCGGCGCCAACGGCTCGTTCCGGTTTGAAGGGTTGCCGCCAGGAATGGCAAACGTGATGATCCATGAGAACGTCGGAGGACCGTCAGGGCAACGGACGCGCAGTTTCCGCGTCGAGTTGGTGAACGACGAGACGACGCGGCTCGACGCCGACCTGGATTCCGGCGCGCGCGTGAACGGAAAGGTCACCGGAGCGCCGCAGGGCTGGATGACGAGCGTAATGCTGGTGACGGGCGCTGTGGAGATCCCGGCGGATGCGAACCTGCAGGAGATGTATCAGGGCCTGACCGATCGCATGGCCGGCGGCGCACAGGCGCAGGCGGACGGTTCATTCACCATCGAAGGCGCACAACCGGGCGAATACACAGCCATCGTCGTCGCGTTCGATCCACAGTCCGGCGGCCAAACATTCAAACACGCAACGGCGTCGGTGTCCGTTCCGGAAAGCGGCGAAGCATCGGTGAATGTGACGCTGCCGTAA
- a CDS encoding cytochrome c biogenesis protein ResB — protein MKALLKQSFDFIASYGFACIIFILLLILTFFGTLEQVHQGLYEVQKKYFESMFVVHWMPVFGDFSLPIPLPGVYLLMVLFTVNLIAGGVVRIRKNKNTVGNLITHLGMLVMVFAAFVNYTFAEDGHMTLAENEQASEFVSYYLWEIAIAQPEEGQVAREMIVPHDSFAYVSYDDSPKTFANATLPFDLSITAFYPNSVPVGAGPFVQQTMKVVDGFALQEMDLDKEAERNVAGAYVLVKEKQSGATHEGILWGLADAPWSVTIDGKKYTVDLRRKRYPLPFTIALDKFHQENHPGTGMARMFMSEVTKIEESGARTPVKIQMNEPLRHLGYTFYQASWQPADPVRGTPVRSTLAVVKNPSDQWPLYSCIIITIGLTIHFAGKLAKYIRSENRKLATRKAT, from the coding sequence ATGAAAGCCTTGCTGAAGCAATCGTTCGATTTCATCGCGTCGTACGGGTTCGCGTGCATCATCTTCATCCTTCTGCTCATCCTGACGTTTTTCGGCACGCTCGAGCAGGTGCACCAGGGCCTGTATGAAGTGCAGAAGAAGTACTTTGAATCCATGTTCGTGGTGCACTGGATGCCGGTCTTCGGGGACTTTTCGCTGCCGATACCGTTGCCCGGGGTGTACTTGCTCATGGTGCTGTTCACCGTCAACCTGATAGCGGGTGGCGTCGTGCGCATCCGCAAGAACAAGAACACGGTGGGGAACCTCATCACCCACCTTGGCATGCTGGTGATGGTGTTTGCGGCGTTCGTGAACTACACGTTCGCCGAAGACGGCCACATGACGCTTGCGGAAAACGAGCAGGCCTCCGAGTTCGTCAGCTACTACTTGTGGGAAATCGCCATCGCGCAGCCGGAAGAGGGCCAGGTCGCGCGGGAAATGATAGTGCCGCACGACTCGTTCGCGTACGTTTCGTACGACGACAGCCCGAAGACGTTTGCAAACGCCACGCTGCCCTTCGATTTGTCGATCACCGCGTTCTATCCGAACAGCGTTCCCGTTGGCGCGGGGCCGTTCGTTCAGCAGACGATGAAAGTCGTGGATGGGTTTGCGTTGCAGGAAATGGACCTCGACAAGGAGGCCGAGCGCAACGTCGCGGGCGCGTACGTTCTCGTGAAGGAGAAGCAAAGCGGAGCGACGCACGAAGGCATTCTGTGGGGCCTTGCGGACGCGCCGTGGAGCGTGACGATTGACGGCAAGAAGTACACTGTCGATCTGCGGCGCAAGCGCTATCCGTTGCCGTTCACGATAGCGCTCGACAAGTTCCACCAAGAGAACCACCCGGGCACGGGCATGGCGCGCATGTTCATGAGCGAAGTGACGAAGATTGAAGAAAGCGGCGCCAGGACCCCGGTGAAAATCCAGATGAACGAACCGCTGCGCCACCTTGGGTACACGTTCTATCAGGCGTCGTGGCAGCCGGCAGACCCCGTACGCGGAACGCCGGTGCGCTCGACGCTCGCCGTCGTGAAGAATCCGTCTGACCAGTGGCCGCTGTATTCGTGCATCATCATTACCATCGGCCTGACGATTCATTTTGCCGGGAAACTAGCGAAATACATCCGGTCCGAAAACCGCAAGCTGGCCACAAGGAAAGCCACATGA
- the ccsA gene encoding cytochrome c biogenesis protein CcsA, with the protein MSTAYSIRAAALTLAIAVAAFAQQGTPTPLPPQEWTPEAIELFSTLPVQHEGRVKPLSTMAGFVMLKLHGSRSIEVPAAPKDRTLGPMEWMLDTMFYPDAARQYKIFLIQSSEVVDAIGVKHDDKKKRDRYSYAELEPGIERLFQLAQQYNMESQGETKNLTPVQGQIVSLANSVFEYQKITHYLDFARYDFHIEPGSILSEIIPVPRLTAVFARETQLGVTALALERGIEEIEKNLTPEQSEQLRNALPAAVMQLDADARAKAAGEINTLVRDARALSGRAMGLALFPPHGTPEDHPEWFTVADAVDHMSHGDHVDAELAGQLVDLEELVVQRDNPPAFLTQLNKFHDEMVSAATARGEYGKIPLEVSYYNWDFFYRALILYVLAFVAVAFSWMAPAKRWLAYIGTFLLFPPTILLVTGIVYRCIIRERPPVSTLYEVILFVTAVSCIVAIFIELVNRQRVAMSVGALIGAMGLFIAFRFEAQQGVDTMPQLVAVLDTNFWLATHVTTVTMGYAAGLLAAAIAHVYIIGRLFNLKKDDPQFYKNIYRMIYGVICFGLLFSVVGTVLGGIWANDSWGRFWGWDPKENGALMIVLWELAILHGRLAGYVRDLGVAMAATFNAIIVAFSLWGVNLLGVGLHSYGFTSGIMPWLLTFYIIELIVVFLGAVVWYRQRFAAPTPAPVAGGAAAPTRKKQLPAKAHKQ; encoded by the coding sequence ATGAGCACTGCTTACTCGATCCGCGCCGCGGCCCTGACGTTGGCGATCGCCGTTGCGGCGTTTGCGCAGCAGGGCACGCCCACGCCGCTGCCGCCGCAAGAGTGGACGCCGGAAGCGATCGAATTGTTCTCGACGTTGCCGGTGCAACACGAAGGCCGGGTCAAGCCGCTGAGCACGATGGCCGGTTTTGTGATGCTCAAGCTGCACGGGTCGCGATCGATCGAAGTGCCCGCCGCGCCGAAGGACCGCACGCTTGGCCCGATGGAGTGGATGCTGGACACGATGTTCTATCCCGACGCGGCCAGGCAGTACAAGATATTCCTCATCCAATCCTCGGAAGTGGTCGACGCGATCGGCGTCAAGCACGACGACAAGAAGAAGCGCGACCGCTATTCGTACGCGGAACTCGAGCCGGGCATCGAGAGACTTTTCCAACTCGCGCAGCAATACAACATGGAATCGCAGGGCGAAACGAAGAACCTTACGCCGGTACAGGGCCAGATCGTGAGCCTCGCGAATTCGGTATTCGAGTATCAGAAGATTACCCACTACCTGGATTTCGCGCGTTACGATTTCCACATCGAGCCCGGCAGTATTCTTTCGGAGATTATTCCGGTCCCACGGTTGACCGCGGTTTTTGCGCGCGAAACGCAGCTTGGGGTGACGGCGCTGGCGCTCGAACGCGGAATCGAAGAAATCGAGAAGAACCTGACGCCCGAGCAGTCCGAGCAATTGCGCAATGCGCTGCCCGCGGCCGTGATGCAGTTGGACGCCGACGCGCGCGCGAAGGCCGCCGGCGAAATCAATACGCTCGTGCGGGACGCGCGCGCCTTGAGCGGCCGGGCGATGGGCCTTGCTCTGTTCCCGCCGCACGGCACGCCGGAGGACCATCCCGAGTGGTTCACCGTTGCAGATGCGGTCGATCACATGTCGCACGGCGACCACGTGGATGCGGAGTTGGCGGGCCAACTGGTCGATCTCGAAGAACTTGTCGTGCAGCGCGACAACCCGCCCGCGTTCCTCACGCAGTTGAACAAATTCCACGACGAAATGGTGTCCGCGGCGACGGCCCGGGGCGAATACGGCAAGATTCCGCTCGAGGTCAGCTACTACAATTGGGACTTCTTTTACAGGGCGCTCATTCTCTACGTCCTCGCGTTCGTGGCAGTGGCTTTCTCGTGGATGGCGCCCGCGAAGCGTTGGCTCGCGTATATCGGAACCTTCCTTCTCTTTCCGCCGACAATCCTGCTCGTAACGGGCATCGTCTACCGCTGCATCATCCGCGAACGCCCACCCGTAAGCACGCTGTATGAAGTCATTCTCTTCGTCACGGCGGTGTCCTGCATCGTCGCGATATTCATCGAGCTAGTGAACCGGCAGCGCGTGGCGATGTCGGTTGGCGCGTTGATCGGCGCGATGGGACTGTTCATCGCGTTCCGGTTCGAGGCGCAACAGGGCGTCGACACGATGCCGCAACTCGTGGCCGTGCTCGACACGAATTTCTGGCTCGCGACACACGTCACGACCGTAACGATGGGTTACGCCGCGGGGCTGCTCGCCGCGGCTATCGCGCACGTTTACATTATCGGCAGGTTGTTCAATTTGAAGAAAGACGATCCTCAGTTCTACAAGAACATCTACCGCATGATTTACGGTGTGATTTGTTTCGGCCTCCTCTTCTCCGTTGTCGGCACGGTGCTGGGGGGCATCTGGGCGAACGACAGTTGGGGACGGTTCTGGGGATGGGACCCGAAGGAGAACGGCGCGCTCATGATCGTGCTGTGGGAGCTGGCCATTCTTCATGGCCGCCTGGCGGGATACGTCCGCGATCTTGGGGTCGCGATGGCGGCGACGTTCAACGCGATTATTGTCGCGTTTTCGTTGTGGGGCGTGAACCTGCTCGGCGTGGGCCTTCACAGCTACGGGTTCACCAGCGGCATCATGCCGTGGCTCCTGACGTTTTACATTATCGAGTTGATCGTAGTGTTCCTGGGCGCCGTGGTGTGGTACCGCCAGAGATTCGCTGCGCCAACGCCGGCGCCGGTTGCCGGCGGCGCCGCGGCCCCGACGCGAAAGAAGCAACTTCCGGCGAAAGCGCATAAACAGTAA